CAAAGAACTTGGTAGAGCTATCACCAACGAGTTCGAGCGAATCAGCGGGCGAGTAAATATCTCCCAAAAGCTGCATGATATTGTGGAATTCGGTGCTAATATCAACGTCACGCACAATAATAAAGAGGGATACAACGACACTAGAAATACCGGAACAAACTATTTCTATCTGGCGAACAACTTACTGTTTCCTTTCTATTGGCCTACGGATTACAAGACAGGACAGGAATATAGCACCCGTTATAGTTCTTTAGGATATAACCCCTTATTCTACGATAAACAATGGGAAAACAATTCTAAAACTTTCCGTGTGATCGCATCGCCTTCATTGACGGTAAACATCTTGCCGGAACTAACAGGAAAGACAATATTCTCTTATGATAACGCTGAAGTCAAAGATCATTTGTACTATAGCCCACTGCACTATCATACGACTTATGGAGCGACAGCTAATGGTTCTGTTTTCGAATACAGCACCAACTACCGTATTTTGGTTTCTTCCTCGACTTTAACCTACGACAAGAAGTTCAACAACCATAATTTAAACGCATTATTGGGTTTTGAAGCGCAAAAAAATGAAACCGATTATCAGTATGCTGCAGGTTCGAATCTTCCAAACTCTGCGCTACATACTGTAGCAACGGCAGGGGTAAAAGATGCTAATGCCTATTCTTGGGGACACAATATGCTGTCTGTATTCTCTAGAATGGAGTACAACTATTTAGATACCTACTACCTATCAGGATCTATCCGTCGTGATGGTTCATCAAGAGTAGGACCAAAAGATCGCTGGGCAAACTTCTGGTCTTTATCGGGGGCTGTGAACTTGAAAAATACAGCTTTTTTAACGGATGTTAATGAAGTGAGCTTCCTGAAACTTAAAGCGTCCTATGGAACAAACGGAACCCTTGCAGATTCTAACTTCGGTTGGCGATCGCTTGCAGGTTTTGGCATGAATTATATGAACCAACCTGGAGGATCCATCAACACGATTGCCGATGAAAACTTACGTTGGGAGCAAAACTTAAACTTTAACGTAGGAACGGAATTCGGATTATTCAATAGCCGACTTAACGGTTCGATCGAATATTTCTCGAGAACTTCCAAAGATCTATTACAAGCCGTAAATATTTCACTCGTTACAGGTTTCCCAAGTACTTTGAGAAACATCGGTAAAATCAATAATAGTGGAGTGGAAATCGCGTTGAGCGGAGATATCATGAGAAATGACAATTTCCGTTGGTCTGCTAATGCAAACACCTCATTATTGACATCAAAAGTGAAGTCTTTGTATGCAGGTCAGGACATCCTTTGGTCTGACCCTACTGGCGGAGATGCCCGCGTTCCTTTTATTTACCGTGAAAACGAACCTGTCTATTCCTTCTATATCAGAGAGTGGGCGGGAGTAGATAAAACAAACGGTAAACCAGTGTGGTATGTTAATGATCCTGAAAATCCAGATGGCGACTTCCTATATAACGGCAGAGGCGCATCTAACTCAGTATCTAAGGCGAAGCAAATTATTGCTGGAAGTCCGATCCCGAAAGCATATGGTGGTTTTGGAACCGAACTGGAATATAAAGGTATTAGCTTAGGCATGACCTTTACCTACAAAATCGGAGGTAAACTTTATGATGCAGGATCTAAAGATGTAGCAGAAGACGGTTATTACTGGGAAAGAATTCGCTCGGAGCATGGGATCAAAGAAGTGTGGAGACCAGACTATACCGACGCATTATTACCTAAAGTTAGCGGAAATGACCCGGAAGACGGAATTACCAATTCAACGCGTCACCTTTATGATGCTTCATTCTTACGTTTAAAACAAATTAATTTAGCTTATCGAATTCCTGCATCAATCACCGAAAAAGCGAGAATCAGTAATGCTAGAATCTTTTTCAATGGTACAAATCTATTGACCTTCTCCAAATTTAAGCTAGCGGATCCCGAAGTTAATCAGTACGGAACACGTGGATGGGAAACCCCATTCGGAAAGACTTATTCATTTGGTTTAGAATTTAGTTTATAACCTATCAATTATTATCAATCATGAAAAAGAAATCAATATTCATCATAGCACTTGCAAGTATATCATTATTCTCATGCAAGGATTTCCTCGATGTAAAACCGACAAACTCCATTGATTCCGGAGAAACGATCACAACGGTAGCTGATGCCAAGGTGATGACAAACGGCTTATTACGCAGCTTGGTCACAACAAGTTATTATGGCCGCAACTTTATGATATATGGCGACGCAAAGGGGGGGGATGCAACGATCGTTTCACAGGGTCGTGGACTAGATGCTCTTTATGTATTCAACCATAGCGTCACGAACAATAACTACAGCGGCTTTTGGGCTGACGGATACAACGCTATATTACAAGCAAACAATATTATACAAAGTATCGATGACATCGTTGCCAATGGCTCTACATTGGATTTCAATACCTATAAGGGGCAAGCATTAACCTTGCGTGCATTAGTTCACTTCGATCTGGTTCGCCTCTACGGCAAAACCTATACAGATGATCCAGCTTCCTTTGGTGTGCCAATTGTAACCGAGAAACTGAAGCACGACGCTAGATTACTAAGAAATTCCGTAACAGACGTTTACAAGCAAATCTTAGAGGATTTAAAAGATGCTGAAGCCTTATTGCCGAAAACAAAAACAAATGGTTATGTGAATTACTACGCCAATAAAGCCATTCAGGCACGCGTGTATTTGACTATGGGCGACTTTACGAATGCATTTGCTGCTGCGGAAGAAGTAATAAACTCGAAAGTTTACTCTCTATACAGTAATTCCGAATGGGTAAGTTCTTGGGCAGCGCAGTTCGGTAAGGAGTCTATTTTCGAAATTGCTATCGCTAAAGATCAAGGCGACTTAGGTTCGGGTTCATTAGGTTTCTATTATCTGAAAAGTAAACAAAATAATGCCCTTGGAAACTTCACAGCATCGGATTATTATGTAAACCGTTTAGGCGAAGACGCTGATGATGTGCGTTGGGGCGTAATAACCGAGGATGAGTTAGAAAGGAAAGCTGCAGTTTATAAGTATGTTGGTGGCATCAGTCAACCTTTTAAAGGCGACGGTAAAGACGTATTTACTGCAGTAAACATCAAAGTTATTCGCTTGTCAGAGATTTACTTAATTGCGGCAGAGGCAGCGTTGAAAAAAGCGGGCCCCGATGCTGCCAAAGCGGCAACATACTTGAATGAGATCCGCAAGCGATCACCGAATTTAGTAGCAGCGACCGCAGCGACAGTTACTGAAGACATGATCCTGAACGAGAAAAGTAAAGAGCTTTACGGTGAAGGACAACGCTATTGGGACATGATACGTAACAATAAGACAATCACCTTCAATGATGAGCACGTGGGTGTCTCTCTTCAACATAGACAGAAGACCATCAACCGCAGCTTCTACAAAACAATCCTTCCAATTCCACAGGTTGAAATCGATGCCAACCCGGAACTTGAAAAACAACAAAACTCGGGATATTAACTCCCTTAAATAATAAGAGCTGGCAAATGCCAGCTCTTATTATTTTGAAGTATCTGTTTTCAAAGGCCATCAAGAACTTTCATTCCTGTTGGTGTTTCAATGGAAACATAAAAGTTTTATTGTATTCTATTCTTCAGCAATCCTATATCTTTCACCGACTTTGACAAATCAATCAAATAACCATTTAAGATCGCATATTTCAAGTTTCCTGTAGAATCCCCAATATAGAAATTAGTCGTTCCACCTAAGTCAATAAAAGGCGTTGCTGCAAAAGCGGTTTTGCTAAAAACCTGAATCGGTAGACTATGTAGCATCCCTTCTTCAGCAGGCAAAAGCTTAGCCACCTGCACGCCCATATACCCCTTTTTCAGTAGATCATAGGCAACTTCTGGCGTTAGTATTGATAAATCCGGGATAGCTTGCGGTGCTATTTTTCCTGCAATAAATCTTAAACCATCAGCTTCCACTTCATCGTAACCATAAGATTCCGGCAAATCGCCAATATCTTCAACGCGACCGCGGACAAAATAATCACCAGCTACTGTTGTCTCTCCTCTGCGGATTGCAATATCGCTCTTTAGCGGAATGGAGTCATTACCGAAGGAAAGTCCACGGATAACGATATCATGCATCTGGCTCGCATTGAATGGAATCTCCTCATAACCCTTTGCATCATAGTTCTCATAAGTGCCTTGCGCAATCTCCATCAAAGCATTAAGGATAATTATAAAATTGAGTTTCCGAATCTGCTGTTTTTCCGGATCACCTTTCAGTCCACCCGATTCAATTAAAACGGTGCTCGCTCCCCAAGATTGGAAATTATCTCCAAAGCCCCGAGGCGTATATGTATCGTCGTATTTAGCAACAGCATCAGGAACATATTGCTGTAAAATTTTATTCATCCCTACAATAATCTGCATCGCTCCTTCCCGCACTTCGTTGACATCTCGCTCCGTATTATAAGCCGGCGCCAGCAAAGATATCGTTACTGGATTCTTGGTATCCGGCACATTGTAATAAATATTCTGATCATGAAGATTGAATCCATAACGAGGATTAAACTCCTTTGCCCGTGATTTTAGCAATGCTCCCTCTACCGTTTGATTCGCGCGCGCATCTCTATTCAAGTCTATGCTTTGGGCATTTCGACGTAAGAAGCGCTCTGCGCCGTCCGGGTTTAGCATAGGTATAAATCGAATACTTAGATTTTCTTGAAGCAGGTTCCGAATGCTATCAAAGCCATCCCCCTTGCCTTCCAGAAAGTTGAATATATCAAACAGCGCCATGGTTGCAGTAGGCTCATCGCCGTGCATTTGAGACCATAGCATAACCTTCTTGTCTCCTTTGCCATAGGCAATCTCATAAATTGCTCTCCCCTCGACAGATTTTCCAATTTGCGAAATATTAAACAACCCGCTGTTGCGATGCACTTGGATAAGTGAGTCGACATCTTTGTGTTTAAACCGCCTGTGAAACAGAGCAGACTCTTTGTATGATGCATGCATGGAATTCCATTGGCTACTATCCACCTGCATTCCCATTTTTAAAGTTTGTTTTGAACTGCTAAATGGATTACTACAAGTTGTCGCGGCCAATAGACCTAAGGAAACTAAGAATAACTTCATATTAAATCAACGCTTTTTCTAGGATTTCTATTGTTCCCTTTGTCGCATCTAAGCGAACTTTCACGCCCACCGGCAACAGAAACTGATCATCAATATGGCCAATAACTGCCCCAGTATAAGCCGGGATGTTTAGGGGTTTGATAAAATCGCGAAGGATTTGGTCGAGATTTAAGGAGCCGTATCCTGCCGACGGTGAGCAACCTGTGCATTTACCGAAAACGAAGCCTTTGATCTGTGAAAGTATACCTGCATTCATTAATTGGCAGAACATACGATCCACCTTCTCGGGGGTCTCATTAATCTCTTCCAGGAACAAAATGCTGTCTTTAAAATCTGGAAGATATGGAGAACCGCAAAGGCCGGAAATCAGTGTTAAGTTACCACCAAGTAGTTTACCTTCAACCACGCCTGGATTAATCGTCGTTATACGATCCTTATATTGTACGATGTTATCGCCTTTTTTATCAGGGTTCGAAAAAGTCACGAGTTTATTATCAATAAACTGATCATTAAACGTCTTCGCTACGAAATTGCTCCAGTTCGATGTACCAACAGGCCCATGGAAAGTAACTAAACCTACTTTCGCTTGGAACGCCATGATCAAAGCCGTGATATCGCTGTAGCCCAGTAACACCTTTGGATTATTTGCGATAAGTTGATAATCTATTTTCGAAAGTAATCGGGACGCTCCGGCGCCTCCGCGAATACAAAGAATTCCCGCAACAGATTTATCCGCAAACATGGTATGCAGATCTTCCAGACGCTGTGCGTCAGTACCTGCCAAATTCCCATAACGCTCGCGTATATATTTTCCTTCTTTCACTTTGAAACCGAAATAAGTTAGCACTTCTTTCGTCAAAGTGATAGCATCCTCGTCACCTAATGCACTAGCAGGAGTAATGATACCAATGGTATCTCCCGCTTTCAACACTTTTCCTTTCAATAAAGGTCTTACCTGCGCTGCCATGGCTAAGGCATCCGAACTGCCCGCAAATGGGATGGCAGCCATCCCCAACCCTAAAGATTTTAAGAATGAACGTTTATCCATTATTATCTATTAAAAAGTAAACGATGTCCAGAACCAACTTCGACGATAGCACCATTGCTATAGGCAATATTTCCTGAAACCAAAGTATGTTCGATCGTAGAAGAGAATGTATAATCCTCAAATGGCGACCAGCCACATTTAGAAAGTATATTCGATTTATTTACCGTATAAGGTTTATTCAAGTCAACCAAAACTAAATCGGCCCAATAATCTTCGCGTATATAGCCGCGTTGCTCAATTTGGAATAAAGTCGCTGTATTATGCGCCGACTTTTGAACTAATTGTTCCAAGGTCATCTTGCCTTGCTTTACTAGGTCGATCAATGCTTGTAAAGCATGCTGTACCAATGGCCCACCTGATGGCGCCTGTAAATAACCTTGTGACTTCTCTTCAATGGTATGAGGCGCGTGATCCGTTGCGATCACATCGATATGCCCATCCAATACCGCTTTTAAGATGGCGTCGCGGTCATCAGCTGTCTTTACGGCAGGATTCCATTTAATAAAATTCCCTTTCGTTTTATAGTCGGCATCCGAAAACCAAAGATGGTGTATGCACGCTTCTGCCGTGATGCGCTTCTGCTCTAAGGGAATGGAATTATCGAATAAACCGGTTTCTCTGGCCGTTGAAATATGAAGAATATGTAATCGCGTATTATTTTTCTTAGCCAATTCCACCGCTTTGGAAGAAGAAAGATAACAAGCCTCTGCCGAACGAATCAGTGGGTGCATCTCTATCGTTACGTTGTCGCCATACTTTTCCTTATAGGCCGCTAAATTTGCTTGAATCGTAGCCTCATCTTCGCAGTGCGTTGCAATCAATGTTGGTGCCTGACTGAAAATTGCCTCCAGCGATTGTTCATTATCGACAAGCATATTTCCCGTCGAAGAACCCATAAATATCTTAATGCCACAAACATCGCGTGGATTAGTTTTCAATACCTCATCCAGATTATCGTTTGCCGCCCCCATAAAAAATGAGTAGTTGGCTAAAGAGCTATCCTGTGCGATATCATACTTATCTTGCAATAATTTCTGCGTTAATGTATTAGGAACGGTGTTGGGCATCTCCATAAAAGAGGTCGTCCCGCCGGCAACAGCAGCGCGACTCTCAGTATAGATATTCGCCTTATGCGTTAGTCCTGGCTCGCGAAAATGAACCTGATCGTCAATCAATCCTGGAAAAAGATGAAGCCCCTCCGCATTTATCTCTTTATCAGCAGAAATATCAATCGTCCCAGCGATTTTTTCTATACGACCATTTTTAATCCATAGATCTTGCGCCTTGACCTCCCCTTCATTTACGACCTGCGCATTTTTGATAAGTATTGTAGACATGTATATTTATTTTTAGGATAAACAAATATACTAAATAGGAATTCCTAAAGCGGATTAATTGCGGATTATGGTTCAAATGTCCCTTCCGGAACATAAAACATTTCCAACTCTTCTTTTTTCGCCAACTTTCTACAAGCGCCATTGTCCATGAGAATGATTTGATCGCTAATCTCCAAAACATTGTGATAATCATGATCGGAAATTAAAATGCTCTTCGAATTGCGAAAATTGAGAATCAATTCCTGAACATTTTCCTTTAGCAACGGCGAAAGCCCCGAGAAGGGCTCGTCCAACATGAGGAAAGTAGCTTTTTGATTAAGCAGCAATAATATCTCCAAATATCGCAACTCACCGCCTGAGATATTGGCAACCCGTTCACCTAACAATAGGCGAATGACCGCGTTATCTTTTACTTGTTGAATAGATTGCTTGTCACCAATCATCATATCGATCGCTTTTTCTACCGTAAACCATGTGGGCAAGAACGAATCTTGTGGTAGATAACAAACATCTTTTGTTAAGTAGGCTGTTTTTACGCGCTTGCCATTTAGTCTAACAAAGGCCTCCGAAGGCTTGAGCGTACCGAATAAGATTTTCATCAAGGTCGATTTACCACAACCATTGCGACCCAACAATCCGTAAATAATTCCGGGATGCATAATGATAACTGCCCCATTTATTAATCTCTGATTGTAGATATACTCGAATGCAATCGAGTCGGCGTAAAACTCCTTCATCACCTCTTCCATAGCATACTGATTAATAAAATAAAAAATGCGGGCACACAATTAAGAATCCAACAGTGAAACCAAAGTTTAGCACGCGAATATCCTAAATTTCGAAAAAGGTAGGTGAAGCGTATTAAGAACAACTCCGAAAGCAGCATCGAAATACCAAATCCAAACAGTAGAAATGAAAAAGCCAAACTCCAAGTTGACATGTTAAAGAATGCCGTAATAAAGAGATTGATAATCAATGCAGGAACATAAATAGGTTTGATATGTTTGAATTGGATAGGCATTCTTAAAAATATTGAAAAAGGCTGATAATCAATAACAGCGACGGCGTTCTTAACAAGTTTTAACTTATAGTATCTAAAACTAGGTTGGCTAAAGGGCGACAATATCAAATGTGATCTAGCGAAAACCACTACATCTAACTAGTAGAAAATTATCAGAGGCACAGCTATAGAAGATTCCGTTGCAGTACGACGACTGTATCCTTGCCCTAACTAGCATCCTCTACATCGCTTGCAAAAAGTACCTTCTCTTCGAAAACAACAGCGTCTTTTACAGATTGCTTCTGCTGTGATTTTAAAGTCGTTATTAGCCCGAAACTAGTACTCTGTACCTGTATATCGAACTGGTTAATCTCCTTTAAGTTGTCCATAAACGTTTTCGCTATTTGAATGCAACCTTAAACGGTATCTCCAAGCACCATTCATGCTTAGAATTACAATAATCATGCAAAAAAAGTCTCGCAATTTTTATAAATCTGGTAATAAAAAACGCTACTGTAGAAGTTTTTCTATAAAAAGAGTTTTTACCACATATGAAGCATTTTTATTTTCTATTTTTAACTAATATTACTACAATATCATATTGTGAAAAATGATTCTACCTCAACGAACATCGGGATAATCCTTTCGGGTGACCATCTACGATCTCGTTTTAATTATTTGTGCCATGCTTCTTAAAATCTGGGATTTAATCTCTAATCGACATCTTACACAACAAAATCCAAATCAGCCAAGACTGATACAACTTAAAATCATTAATCGGCTAACCCTTGGGATTTCAATCAGCATCTTTGTTCATGTCTTACGTGATTATTTTATTTTTGATTTCAGTTGGAACTGGCTATACAGTGCAAGAATCATTCTAAGCGCTTTTTTACTATACTGCTTTTTTCATTTCAAAGCTCGCTTCAAAAGCCTTTTTCAATTCATTATCTACGTTATCATCGGCGCTCTAATATTTGTTATGAGTCTCCATTATGGCTTGCAAAGTTGCTTTTATCTTTACTTTTTCCCTTATTTAGGAAGTTTCAGCTTAATTTTCAACGACAGAGACAACATCAAATATACTATTCTGCTATATAGCATCACTTTCCTAATGATACTGGGGCTTCATAGATTCCAATTCGAGCCGTGGTACTTTGGTATTACCATTCAAGATCAGATCCAACAGAACATTAGACTCAACAGTATTTTAGAGGTTTTGATACTTACTGGATTCAATAGTTTTTATGTGTTTGAAAAAAACGTTAAGCTGATGTCATTAAATAACAATTATCAAAACAGCAATGAAGAGCTTATTGCGTTAAAAGCTGTCGTCGAAGATACCCAAATCAACAATATGGAAGAACTGCTCGACTTAGCAAAATCAGGCGATCCCGGATTCCTTTCCTTATTCCAATATATTTTCCCTGGACTTCGCGACGCTCTTTCTGAAATAAACCCCAGTTTCGGGCAAGAAGAATTTAAATTATGTGCCTACATAAAATTAGGTTTCAATACGAAAGAAATTGCTCATTTCAACCATCTCTCAATTCGAACTGTACAGACGAAAAAAAGTCGCTTGAGGAAAACGTTCAATATCCCTTCGCAAAAAAACCTCTATGTCTGGGTATCCGAAATTAGCGAAAACATACCTTTTCCCGTTCACTCTACTGTCGAGGATTAAAAAATCCATAGATTAAGTAGTTTATACCAGTATCTCTGGCACAAACAGTATAAAAAGTAGCTTTTGCGTATCTCAACAGAACTTTTGTTGTAGCAAACGCTTCTTTTTCATCATTTCTTTCGGCTTATGTTTGCATC
The DNA window shown above is from Sphingobacterium hotanense and carries:
- a CDS encoding SusC/RagA family TonB-linked outer membrane protein, whose protein sequence is MKHHLLTSLCVMACSSLQVVNAQQIAVAGKVSDQNGASIAGVTVTVKGTSISTSTNENGLFTLNADHNATLIISAIGYQRQEIPLAGRKTININLTSADEAIDEVIVVAYGTAKKSAFTGSATQVDFGKEAGDVPVNSFEQALVGKLPGVQINTTTGQAGATSSIQVRGIGSMNAGTEPLYVVDGIPAHSGNSGQMQSALAGTSNNIMATINPNDIESITVLKDAAASSLYGSRAANGVVLITTKSGKAGKPKIDFRTSLATTPDWAVDNYKPGSVQDQIQYFYQIFHDYRTSNGKTEAEANKYALDRMNTRFGIHGYSFSSEGTGLYDKIIITGKTDGVENRDGKYFDWNDALFRTGRHQANDLSFSGANEKTRYYSSLNYTKELGRAITNEFERISGRVNISQKLHDIVEFGANINVTHNNKEGYNDTRNTGTNYFYLANNLLFPFYWPTDYKTGQEYSTRYSSLGYNPLFYDKQWENNSKTFRVIASPSLTVNILPELTGKTIFSYDNAEVKDHLYYSPLHYHTTYGATANGSVFEYSTNYRILVSSSTLTYDKKFNNHNLNALLGFEAQKNETDYQYAAGSNLPNSALHTVATAGVKDANAYSWGHNMLSVFSRMEYNYLDTYYLSGSIRRDGSSRVGPKDRWANFWSLSGAVNLKNTAFLTDVNEVSFLKLKASYGTNGTLADSNFGWRSLAGFGMNYMNQPGGSINTIADENLRWEQNLNFNVGTEFGLFNSRLNGSIEYFSRTSKDLLQAVNISLVTGFPSTLRNIGKINNSGVEIALSGDIMRNDNFRWSANANTSLLTSKVKSLYAGQDILWSDPTGGDARVPFIYRENEPVYSFYIREWAGVDKTNGKPVWYVNDPENPDGDFLYNGRGASNSVSKAKQIIAGSPIPKAYGGFGTELEYKGISLGMTFTYKIGGKLYDAGSKDVAEDGYYWERIRSEHGIKEVWRPDYTDALLPKVSGNDPEDGITNSTRHLYDASFLRLKQINLAYRIPASITEKARISNARIFFNGTNLLTFSKFKLADPEVNQYGTRGWETPFGKTYSFGLEFSL
- a CDS encoding RagB/SusD family nutrient uptake outer membrane protein; protein product: MKKKSIFIIALASISLFSCKDFLDVKPTNSIDSGETITTVADAKVMTNGLLRSLVTTSYYGRNFMIYGDAKGGDATIVSQGRGLDALYVFNHSVTNNNYSGFWADGYNAILQANNIIQSIDDIVANGSTLDFNTYKGQALTLRALVHFDLVRLYGKTYTDDPASFGVPIVTEKLKHDARLLRNSVTDVYKQILEDLKDAEALLPKTKTNGYVNYYANKAIQARVYLTMGDFTNAFAAAEEVINSKVYSLYSNSEWVSSWAAQFGKESIFEIAIAKDQGDLGSGSLGFYYLKSKQNNALGNFTASDYYVNRLGEDADDVRWGVITEDELERKAAVYKYVGGISQPFKGDGKDVFTAVNIKVIRLSEIYLIAAEAALKKAGPDAAKAATYLNEIRKRSPNLVAATAATVTEDMILNEKSKELYGEGQRYWDMIRNNKTITFNDEHVGVSLQHRQKTINRSFYKTILPIPQVEIDANPELEKQQNSGY
- a CDS encoding M14 family zinc carboxypeptidase, with translation MKLFLVSLGLLAATTCSNPFSSSKQTLKMGMQVDSSQWNSMHASYKESALFHRRFKHKDVDSLIQVHRNSGLFNISQIGKSVEGRAIYEIAYGKGDKKVMLWSQMHGDEPTATMALFDIFNFLEGKGDGFDSIRNLLQENLSIRFIPMLNPDGAERFLRRNAQSIDLNRDARANQTVEGALLKSRAKEFNPRYGFNLHDQNIYYNVPDTKNPVTISLLAPAYNTERDVNEVREGAMQIIVGMNKILQQYVPDAVAKYDDTYTPRGFGDNFQSWGASTVLIESGGLKGDPEKQQIRKLNFIIILNALMEIAQGTYENYDAKGYEEIPFNASQMHDIVIRGLSFGNDSIPLKSDIAIRRGETTVAGDYFVRGRVEDIGDLPESYGYDEVEADGLRFIAGKIAPQAIPDLSILTPEVAYDLLKKGYMGVQVAKLLPAEEGMLHSLPIQVFSKTAFAATPFIDLGGTTNFYIGDSTGNLKYAILNGYLIDLSKSVKDIGLLKNRIQ
- a CDS encoding S66 peptidase family protein translates to MDKRSFLKSLGLGMAAIPFAGSSDALAMAAQVRPLLKGKVLKAGDTIGIITPASALGDEDAITLTKEVLTYFGFKVKEGKYIRERYGNLAGTDAQRLEDLHTMFADKSVAGILCIRGGAGASRLLSKIDYQLIANNPKVLLGYSDITALIMAFQAKVGLVTFHGPVGTSNWSNFVAKTFNDQFIDNKLVTFSNPDKKGDNIVQYKDRITTINPGVVEGKLLGGNLTLISGLCGSPYLPDFKDSILFLEEINETPEKVDRMFCQLMNAGILSQIKGFVFGKCTGCSPSAGYGSLNLDQILRDFIKPLNIPAYTGAVIGHIDDQFLLPVGVKVRLDATKGTIEILEKALI
- a CDS encoding dihydroorotase, whose translation is MSTILIKNAQVVNEGEVKAQDLWIKNGRIEKIAGTIDISADKEINAEGLHLFPGLIDDQVHFREPGLTHKANIYTESRAAVAGGTTSFMEMPNTVPNTLTQKLLQDKYDIAQDSSLANYSFFMGAANDNLDEVLKTNPRDVCGIKIFMGSSTGNMLVDNEQSLEAIFSQAPTLIATHCEDEATIQANLAAYKEKYGDNVTIEMHPLIRSAEACYLSSSKAVELAKKNNTRLHILHISTARETGLFDNSIPLEQKRITAEACIHHLWFSDADYKTKGNFIKWNPAVKTADDRDAILKAVLDGHIDVIATDHAPHTIEEKSQGYLQAPSGGPLVQHALQALIDLVKQGKMTLEQLVQKSAHNTATLFQIEQRGYIREDYWADLVLVDLNKPYTVNKSNILSKCGWSPFEDYTFSSTIEHTLVSGNIAYSNGAIVEVGSGHRLLFNR
- a CDS encoding ATP-binding cassette domain-containing protein; the encoded protein is MEEVMKEFYADSIAFEYIYNQRLINGAVIIMHPGIIYGLLGRNGCGKSTLMKILFGTLKPSEAFVRLNGKRVKTAYLTKDVCYLPQDSFLPTWFTVEKAIDMMIGDKQSIQQVKDNAVIRLLLGERVANISGGELRYLEILLLLNQKATFLMLDEPFSGLSPLLKENVQELILNFRNSKSILISDHDYHNVLEISDQIILMDNGACRKLAKKEELEMFYVPEGTFEP
- a CDS encoding helix-turn-helix domain-containing protein, which encodes MSLNNNYQNSNEELIALKAVVEDTQINNMEELLDLAKSGDPGFLSLFQYIFPGLRDALSEINPSFGQEEFKLCAYIKLGFNTKEIAHFNHLSIRTVQTKKSRLRKTFNIPSQKNLYVWVSEISENIPFPVHSTVED